A region of Labeo rohita strain BAU-BD-2019 chromosome 2, IGBB_LRoh.1.0, whole genome shotgun sequence DNA encodes the following proteins:
- the smarcd3a gene encoding SWI/SNF-related matrix-associated actin-dependent regulator of chromatin subfamily D member 3 isoform X3: MERKRPGMTSGARMPHQGAPMGPPGPPYGGTPPIRPGMPNPALDPNRKRPAPTQPVQPPPVQNRPRKKPLGFPAANEISARQMDMRDAQSDPSIGSFNAKRRKMADKILPQRIRELVPESQAYMDLLAFERKLDQTIMRKRVDIQEALKRPMKQKRKLRLYISNTFNPAKPDAEDSEGSIASWELRVEGKLLDDPGKQKRKFSSFFKSLVIELDKDLYGPDNHLVEWHRTPTTQETDGFQVKRPGDVNVRCTLLLMLDYQPPQFKLDPRLARLLGIHTQTRSCIIQALWQYVKTNKLQDSHEKEYINCDKYFQQIFDCPRLKFCEIPQRLTNLLLPPDPIVINHVISDKITAMARGVDPNDQKKTACYDIDVEVDDPLKSQMNGFLLSTANQQEIASLDNKIHETIESINQLKIQRDFMLSFSRDPKGYIQDWICSQNRDLKLMTDTVGNPEEERRAEFYNQPWSQEAVSRYFYCKIQQRRQELEQALAMRTT, from the exons ATGGAAAGAAAG CGTCCAGGGATGACCTCAGGGGCACGGATGCCCCATCAAGGCGCTCCCATGGGGCCTCCTGGACCTCCATACGGAGGAACGCCACCGATTCGGCCAGGGATGCCTAACCCAGCTCTAGACCCTAACCGAAAACGTCCTGCCCCAACCCAGCCAGTGCAACCCCCCCCCGTCCAGAACCGTCCTAGAAA GAAACCACTTGGATTTCCAGCAGCAAATGAGATATCTGCAAGACAGATGGACATGAGAGACGCCCAGTCAGATCCTTCAATTGGATCCTTCAA TGCCAAGAGAAGAAAAATGGCAGACAAGATTCTCCCTCAGAGG ATCCGTGAACTGGTGCCAGAGTCCCAGGCGTACATGGACCTCCTGGCTTTTGAGCGCAAACTTGACCAAACCATTATGAGGAAGAGGGTGGATATACAAGAAGCTCTCAAAAGACCAATGAAG CAAAAGCGGAAGCTACGATTGTACATTTCAAACACTTTCAACCCTGCCAAACCTGACGCAGAGGACTCTGAGGGCAGCATTGCATCCTGGGAGCTACGTGTAGAGGGCAAGTTATTGGATGAT CCTGGAAAACAAAAGAGGAAGTTTTCGTCTTTCTTTAAGAGCCTTGTTATTGAGCTGGATAAGGATCTGTATGGCCCTGACAACCACTTAGTGGAG TGGCACCGCACTCCAACGACTCAGGAGACAGATGGCTTCCAGGTGAAGAGGCCTGGTGATGTGAATGTGCGCTGTACACTCTTACTCATGCTGGATTACCAG CCTCCTCAGTTTAAATTGGATCCTCGCCTTGCACGTCTCCTTGGCATCCACACTCAAACCCGCTCCTGCATCATCCAGGCTTTATGGCAGTACGTCAAGACCAACAAGCTGCAGGATTCTCATGAAAAGGAGTACATTAACTGTGATAAATATTTCCAGCAG ATTTTTGACTGTCCTCGTCTGAAGTTTTGTGAGATCCCCCAGCGACTAACAAACCTGCTACTCCCGCCTGATCCTATTGTGATCAATCATGTTATCAG TGACAAAATAACAGCAATGgcacgagg TGTGGATCCAAATGACCAGAAGAAGACAGCCTGCTATGACATTGATGTTGAAGTTGATGATCCTCTTAAGAGTCAGATGAATGGATTCCTGCTGTCCACAGCCAATCAGCAAGAGATTGCATCCCTAGACAACAAG atTCACGAAACTATCGAGTCCATCAACCAACTGAAGATCCAAAGAGATTTCATGCTCAGCTTCTCCAGGGATCCCAAGGGCTACATCCAGGACTGGATCTGCTCACAGAACCGGGACCTTAAG CTGATGACAGATACAGTGGGAAATCCAGAGGAAGAGAGAAGAGCAGAGTTTTATAACCAGCCCTGGTCTCAAGAAGCCGTCAGCCGCTATTTCTATTGCAAG ATTCAACAACGAAGACAGGAGCTTGAACAAGCTTTGGCAATGCGAACCACCTAA
- the smarcd3a gene encoding SWI/SNF-related matrix-associated actin-dependent regulator of chromatin subfamily D member 3 isoform X2 translates to MDMEDSAGGARKATKSKLFEFLVHGVRPGMTSGARMPHQGAPMGPPGPPYGGTPPIRPGMPNPALDPNRKRPAPTQPVQPPPVQNRPRKKPLGFPAANEISARQMDMRDAQSDPSIGSFNAKRRKMADKILPQRIRELVPESQAYMDLLAFERKLDQTIMRKRVDIQEALKRPMKQKRKLRLYISNTFNPAKPDAEDSEGSIASWELRVEGKLLDDPGKQKRKFSSFFKSLVIELDKDLYGPDNHLVEWHRTPTTQETDGFQVKRPGDVNVRCTLLLMLDYQPPQFKLDPRLARLLGIHTQTRSCIIQALWQYVKTNKLQDSHEKEYINCDKYFQQIFDCPRLKFCEIPQRLTNLLLPPDPIVINHVISVDPNDQKKTACYDIDVEVDDPLKSQMNGFLLSTANQQEIASLDNKIHETIESINQLKIQRDFMLSFSRDPKGYIQDWICSQNRDLKLMTDTVGNPEEERRAEFYNQPWSQEAVSRYFYCKIQQRRQELEQALAMRTT, encoded by the exons ATGGACATGGAGGATTCTGCCGGAGGAGCTCGTAAAGCCACCAAGAGTAAACTGTTTGAGTTTCTCGTCCATGGAGTG CGTCCAGGGATGACCTCAGGGGCACGGATGCCCCATCAAGGCGCTCCCATGGGGCCTCCTGGACCTCCATACGGAGGAACGCCACCGATTCGGCCAGGGATGCCTAACCCAGCTCTAGACCCTAACCGAAAACGTCCTGCCCCAACCCAGCCAGTGCAACCCCCCCCCGTCCAGAACCGTCCTAGAAA GAAACCACTTGGATTTCCAGCAGCAAATGAGATATCTGCAAGACAGATGGACATGAGAGACGCCCAGTCAGATCCTTCAATTGGATCCTTCAA TGCCAAGAGAAGAAAAATGGCAGACAAGATTCTCCCTCAGAGG ATCCGTGAACTGGTGCCAGAGTCCCAGGCGTACATGGACCTCCTGGCTTTTGAGCGCAAACTTGACCAAACCATTATGAGGAAGAGGGTGGATATACAAGAAGCTCTCAAAAGACCAATGAAG CAAAAGCGGAAGCTACGATTGTACATTTCAAACACTTTCAACCCTGCCAAACCTGACGCAGAGGACTCTGAGGGCAGCATTGCATCCTGGGAGCTACGTGTAGAGGGCAAGTTATTGGATGAT CCTGGAAAACAAAAGAGGAAGTTTTCGTCTTTCTTTAAGAGCCTTGTTATTGAGCTGGATAAGGATCTGTATGGCCCTGACAACCACTTAGTGGAG TGGCACCGCACTCCAACGACTCAGGAGACAGATGGCTTCCAGGTGAAGAGGCCTGGTGATGTGAATGTGCGCTGTACACTCTTACTCATGCTGGATTACCAG CCTCCTCAGTTTAAATTGGATCCTCGCCTTGCACGTCTCCTTGGCATCCACACTCAAACCCGCTCCTGCATCATCCAGGCTTTATGGCAGTACGTCAAGACCAACAAGCTGCAGGATTCTCATGAAAAGGAGTACATTAACTGTGATAAATATTTCCAGCAG ATTTTTGACTGTCCTCGTCTGAAGTTTTGTGAGATCCCCCAGCGACTAACAAACCTGCTACTCCCGCCTGATCCTATTGTGATCAATCATGTTATCAG TGTGGATCCAAATGACCAGAAGAAGACAGCCTGCTATGACATTGATGTTGAAGTTGATGATCCTCTTAAGAGTCAGATGAATGGATTCCTGCTGTCCACAGCCAATCAGCAAGAGATTGCATCCCTAGACAACAAG atTCACGAAACTATCGAGTCCATCAACCAACTGAAGATCCAAAGAGATTTCATGCTCAGCTTCTCCAGGGATCCCAAGGGCTACATCCAGGACTGGATCTGCTCACAGAACCGGGACCTTAAG CTGATGACAGATACAGTGGGAAATCCAGAGGAAGAGAGAAGAGCAGAGTTTTATAACCAGCCCTGGTCTCAAGAAGCCGTCAGCCGCTATTTCTATTGCAAG ATTCAACAACGAAGACAGGAGCTTGAACAAGCTTTGGCAATGCGAACCACCTAA
- the smarcd3a gene encoding SWI/SNF-related matrix-associated actin-dependent regulator of chromatin subfamily D member 3 isoform X5, with the protein MDMEDSAGGARKATKSKLFEFLVHGVRPGMTSGARMPHQGAPMGPPGPPYGGTPPIRPGMPNPALDPNRKRPAPTQPVQPPPVQNRPRNAKRRKMADKILPQRIRELVPESQAYMDLLAFERKLDQTIMRKRVDIQEALKRPMKQKRKLRLYISNTFNPAKPDAEDSEGSIASWELRVEGKLLDDPGKQKRKFSSFFKSLVIELDKDLYGPDNHLVEWHRTPTTQETDGFQVKRPGDVNVRCTLLLMLDYQPPQFKLDPRLARLLGIHTQTRSCIIQALWQYVKTNKLQDSHEKEYINCDKYFQQIFDCPRLKFCEIPQRLTNLLLPPDPIVINHVISVDPNDQKKTACYDIDVEVDDPLKSQMNGFLLSTANQQEIASLDNKIHETIESINQLKIQRDFMLSFSRDPKGYIQDWICSQNRDLKLMTDTVGNPEEERRAEFYNQPWSQEAVSRYFYCKIQQRRQELEQALAMRTT; encoded by the exons ATGGACATGGAGGATTCTGCCGGAGGAGCTCGTAAAGCCACCAAGAGTAAACTGTTTGAGTTTCTCGTCCATGGAGTG CGTCCAGGGATGACCTCAGGGGCACGGATGCCCCATCAAGGCGCTCCCATGGGGCCTCCTGGACCTCCATACGGAGGAACGCCACCGATTCGGCCAGGGATGCCTAACCCAGCTCTAGACCCTAACCGAAAACGTCCTGCCCCAACCCAGCCAGTGCAACCCCCCCCCGTCCAGAACCGTCCTAGAAA TGCCAAGAGAAGAAAAATGGCAGACAAGATTCTCCCTCAGAGG ATCCGTGAACTGGTGCCAGAGTCCCAGGCGTACATGGACCTCCTGGCTTTTGAGCGCAAACTTGACCAAACCATTATGAGGAAGAGGGTGGATATACAAGAAGCTCTCAAAAGACCAATGAAG CAAAAGCGGAAGCTACGATTGTACATTTCAAACACTTTCAACCCTGCCAAACCTGACGCAGAGGACTCTGAGGGCAGCATTGCATCCTGGGAGCTACGTGTAGAGGGCAAGTTATTGGATGAT CCTGGAAAACAAAAGAGGAAGTTTTCGTCTTTCTTTAAGAGCCTTGTTATTGAGCTGGATAAGGATCTGTATGGCCCTGACAACCACTTAGTGGAG TGGCACCGCACTCCAACGACTCAGGAGACAGATGGCTTCCAGGTGAAGAGGCCTGGTGATGTGAATGTGCGCTGTACACTCTTACTCATGCTGGATTACCAG CCTCCTCAGTTTAAATTGGATCCTCGCCTTGCACGTCTCCTTGGCATCCACACTCAAACCCGCTCCTGCATCATCCAGGCTTTATGGCAGTACGTCAAGACCAACAAGCTGCAGGATTCTCATGAAAAGGAGTACATTAACTGTGATAAATATTTCCAGCAG ATTTTTGACTGTCCTCGTCTGAAGTTTTGTGAGATCCCCCAGCGACTAACAAACCTGCTACTCCCGCCTGATCCTATTGTGATCAATCATGTTATCAG TGTGGATCCAAATGACCAGAAGAAGACAGCCTGCTATGACATTGATGTTGAAGTTGATGATCCTCTTAAGAGTCAGATGAATGGATTCCTGCTGTCCACAGCCAATCAGCAAGAGATTGCATCCCTAGACAACAAG atTCACGAAACTATCGAGTCCATCAACCAACTGAAGATCCAAAGAGATTTCATGCTCAGCTTCTCCAGGGATCCCAAGGGCTACATCCAGGACTGGATCTGCTCACAGAACCGGGACCTTAAG CTGATGACAGATACAGTGGGAAATCCAGAGGAAGAGAGAAGAGCAGAGTTTTATAACCAGCCCTGGTCTCAAGAAGCCGTCAGCCGCTATTTCTATTGCAAG ATTCAACAACGAAGACAGGAGCTTGAACAAGCTTTGGCAATGCGAACCACCTAA
- the smarcd3a gene encoding SWI/SNF-related matrix-associated actin-dependent regulator of chromatin subfamily D member 3 isoform X4, with protein MDMEDSAGGARKATKSKLFEFLVHGVRPGMTSGARMPHQGAPMGPPGPPYGGTPPIRPGMPNPALDPNRKRPAPTQPVQPPPVQNRPRNAKRRKMADKILPQRIRELVPESQAYMDLLAFERKLDQTIMRKRVDIQEALKRPMKQKRKLRLYISNTFNPAKPDAEDSEGSIASWELRVEGKLLDDPGKQKRKFSSFFKSLVIELDKDLYGPDNHLVEWHRTPTTQETDGFQVKRPGDVNVRCTLLLMLDYQPPQFKLDPRLARLLGIHTQTRSCIIQALWQYVKTNKLQDSHEKEYINCDKYFQQIFDCPRLKFCEIPQRLTNLLLPPDPIVINHVISDKITAMARGVDPNDQKKTACYDIDVEVDDPLKSQMNGFLLSTANQQEIASLDNKIHETIESINQLKIQRDFMLSFSRDPKGYIQDWICSQNRDLKLMTDTVGNPEEERRAEFYNQPWSQEAVSRYFYCKIQQRRQELEQALAMRTT; from the exons ATGGACATGGAGGATTCTGCCGGAGGAGCTCGTAAAGCCACCAAGAGTAAACTGTTTGAGTTTCTCGTCCATGGAGTG CGTCCAGGGATGACCTCAGGGGCACGGATGCCCCATCAAGGCGCTCCCATGGGGCCTCCTGGACCTCCATACGGAGGAACGCCACCGATTCGGCCAGGGATGCCTAACCCAGCTCTAGACCCTAACCGAAAACGTCCTGCCCCAACCCAGCCAGTGCAACCCCCCCCCGTCCAGAACCGTCCTAGAAA TGCCAAGAGAAGAAAAATGGCAGACAAGATTCTCCCTCAGAGG ATCCGTGAACTGGTGCCAGAGTCCCAGGCGTACATGGACCTCCTGGCTTTTGAGCGCAAACTTGACCAAACCATTATGAGGAAGAGGGTGGATATACAAGAAGCTCTCAAAAGACCAATGAAG CAAAAGCGGAAGCTACGATTGTACATTTCAAACACTTTCAACCCTGCCAAACCTGACGCAGAGGACTCTGAGGGCAGCATTGCATCCTGGGAGCTACGTGTAGAGGGCAAGTTATTGGATGAT CCTGGAAAACAAAAGAGGAAGTTTTCGTCTTTCTTTAAGAGCCTTGTTATTGAGCTGGATAAGGATCTGTATGGCCCTGACAACCACTTAGTGGAG TGGCACCGCACTCCAACGACTCAGGAGACAGATGGCTTCCAGGTGAAGAGGCCTGGTGATGTGAATGTGCGCTGTACACTCTTACTCATGCTGGATTACCAG CCTCCTCAGTTTAAATTGGATCCTCGCCTTGCACGTCTCCTTGGCATCCACACTCAAACCCGCTCCTGCATCATCCAGGCTTTATGGCAGTACGTCAAGACCAACAAGCTGCAGGATTCTCATGAAAAGGAGTACATTAACTGTGATAAATATTTCCAGCAG ATTTTTGACTGTCCTCGTCTGAAGTTTTGTGAGATCCCCCAGCGACTAACAAACCTGCTACTCCCGCCTGATCCTATTGTGATCAATCATGTTATCAG TGACAAAATAACAGCAATGgcacgagg TGTGGATCCAAATGACCAGAAGAAGACAGCCTGCTATGACATTGATGTTGAAGTTGATGATCCTCTTAAGAGTCAGATGAATGGATTCCTGCTGTCCACAGCCAATCAGCAAGAGATTGCATCCCTAGACAACAAG atTCACGAAACTATCGAGTCCATCAACCAACTGAAGATCCAAAGAGATTTCATGCTCAGCTTCTCCAGGGATCCCAAGGGCTACATCCAGGACTGGATCTGCTCACAGAACCGGGACCTTAAG CTGATGACAGATACAGTGGGAAATCCAGAGGAAGAGAGAAGAGCAGAGTTTTATAACCAGCCCTGGTCTCAAGAAGCCGTCAGCCGCTATTTCTATTGCAAG ATTCAACAACGAAGACAGGAGCTTGAACAAGCTTTGGCAATGCGAACCACCTAA
- the smarcd3a gene encoding SWI/SNF-related matrix-associated actin-dependent regulator of chromatin subfamily D member 3 isoform X1 → MDMEDSAGGARKATKSKLFEFLVHGVRPGMTSGARMPHQGAPMGPPGPPYGGTPPIRPGMPNPALDPNRKRPAPTQPVQPPPVQNRPRKKPLGFPAANEISARQMDMRDAQSDPSIGSFNAKRRKMADKILPQRIRELVPESQAYMDLLAFERKLDQTIMRKRVDIQEALKRPMKQKRKLRLYISNTFNPAKPDAEDSEGSIASWELRVEGKLLDDPGKQKRKFSSFFKSLVIELDKDLYGPDNHLVEWHRTPTTQETDGFQVKRPGDVNVRCTLLLMLDYQPPQFKLDPRLARLLGIHTQTRSCIIQALWQYVKTNKLQDSHEKEYINCDKYFQQIFDCPRLKFCEIPQRLTNLLLPPDPIVINHVISDKITAMARGVDPNDQKKTACYDIDVEVDDPLKSQMNGFLLSTANQQEIASLDNKIHETIESINQLKIQRDFMLSFSRDPKGYIQDWICSQNRDLKLMTDTVGNPEEERRAEFYNQPWSQEAVSRYFYCKIQQRRQELEQALAMRTT, encoded by the exons ATGGACATGGAGGATTCTGCCGGAGGAGCTCGTAAAGCCACCAAGAGTAAACTGTTTGAGTTTCTCGTCCATGGAGTG CGTCCAGGGATGACCTCAGGGGCACGGATGCCCCATCAAGGCGCTCCCATGGGGCCTCCTGGACCTCCATACGGAGGAACGCCACCGATTCGGCCAGGGATGCCTAACCCAGCTCTAGACCCTAACCGAAAACGTCCTGCCCCAACCCAGCCAGTGCAACCCCCCCCCGTCCAGAACCGTCCTAGAAA GAAACCACTTGGATTTCCAGCAGCAAATGAGATATCTGCAAGACAGATGGACATGAGAGACGCCCAGTCAGATCCTTCAATTGGATCCTTCAA TGCCAAGAGAAGAAAAATGGCAGACAAGATTCTCCCTCAGAGG ATCCGTGAACTGGTGCCAGAGTCCCAGGCGTACATGGACCTCCTGGCTTTTGAGCGCAAACTTGACCAAACCATTATGAGGAAGAGGGTGGATATACAAGAAGCTCTCAAAAGACCAATGAAG CAAAAGCGGAAGCTACGATTGTACATTTCAAACACTTTCAACCCTGCCAAACCTGACGCAGAGGACTCTGAGGGCAGCATTGCATCCTGGGAGCTACGTGTAGAGGGCAAGTTATTGGATGAT CCTGGAAAACAAAAGAGGAAGTTTTCGTCTTTCTTTAAGAGCCTTGTTATTGAGCTGGATAAGGATCTGTATGGCCCTGACAACCACTTAGTGGAG TGGCACCGCACTCCAACGACTCAGGAGACAGATGGCTTCCAGGTGAAGAGGCCTGGTGATGTGAATGTGCGCTGTACACTCTTACTCATGCTGGATTACCAG CCTCCTCAGTTTAAATTGGATCCTCGCCTTGCACGTCTCCTTGGCATCCACACTCAAACCCGCTCCTGCATCATCCAGGCTTTATGGCAGTACGTCAAGACCAACAAGCTGCAGGATTCTCATGAAAAGGAGTACATTAACTGTGATAAATATTTCCAGCAG ATTTTTGACTGTCCTCGTCTGAAGTTTTGTGAGATCCCCCAGCGACTAACAAACCTGCTACTCCCGCCTGATCCTATTGTGATCAATCATGTTATCAG TGACAAAATAACAGCAATGgcacgagg TGTGGATCCAAATGACCAGAAGAAGACAGCCTGCTATGACATTGATGTTGAAGTTGATGATCCTCTTAAGAGTCAGATGAATGGATTCCTGCTGTCCACAGCCAATCAGCAAGAGATTGCATCCCTAGACAACAAG atTCACGAAACTATCGAGTCCATCAACCAACTGAAGATCCAAAGAGATTTCATGCTCAGCTTCTCCAGGGATCCCAAGGGCTACATCCAGGACTGGATCTGCTCACAGAACCGGGACCTTAAG CTGATGACAGATACAGTGGGAAATCCAGAGGAAGAGAGAAGAGCAGAGTTTTATAACCAGCCCTGGTCTCAAGAAGCCGTCAGCCGCTATTTCTATTGCAAG ATTCAACAACGAAGACAGGAGCTTGAACAAGCTTTGGCAATGCGAACCACCTAA
- the tmub1 gene encoding transmembrane and ubiquitin-like domain-containing protein 1 yields the protein MALIEGVGDEVTLLFGVVFLVLVLVLAWASTHTVETPEHLLSPSPGTSPSTETDSQEPLPPGNSDSSPGGVRENDKSEPGTEAGAAGQSPDGSRAGGGDGGLLEEAGIGRDGLRHRESAGPSTQTPTSAPSATQPSAEDAPNDTQRNMVLRLKFLNDTERTAQVNPQDTIGYIKRTYFAGQEHQVRLIYQGQLLQDDAQTLASLNLADNSVLHCHISQHATRAMPAGARAADQVHVALNVGSLMVPLFVLMLSVLWYFQIQYRQFFTAPATASLVGITIFFSFVAFGVYRR from the exons ATGGCTCTAATAGAGGGGGTGGGTGATGAGGTCACCCTGCTCTTTGGAGTGGTGTTCCTGGTGCTCGTCCTGGTTCTGGCCTGGGCCTCCACTCACACTGTTGAAACCCCTGAACACCTCCTCTCACCCAGCCCAGGGACCTCCCCCTCCACAGAGACTGACAGCCAGGAGCCGCTCCCCCCGGGCAACTCGGACTCGTCGCCCGGCGGCGTCAGGGAGAACGATAAGAGCGAGCCTGGAACAGAAGCGGGAGCGGCGGGGCAGTCCCCGGATGGTAGCAGGGCTGGAGGAGGTGACGGAGGCCTCCTGGAAGAAGCAGGGATTGGAAGGGATGGGTTGAGACATCGGGAATCGGCGGGTCCCTCGACTCAAACTCCAACCAGCGCCCCAAGTGCCACACAACCTTCGGCCGAAGATGCACCGAATGACACCCAAAGAAACATGGTGCTCAGGCTGAAGTTCTTGAATGATACAGAGAGGACAGCACAGGTGAATCCTCAAGACACCATTGGTTACATTAAACG GACTTACTTTGCTGGACAGGAGCACCAGGTACGTCTGATTTACCAGGGTCAGCTCCTTCAGGACGACGCTCAGACGCTGGCCTCCCTCAACCTGGCCGACAACAGTGTTCTGCACTGCCACATCTCACAGCATGCCACGCGGGCCATGCCTGCCGGGGCACGGGCCGCGGACCAGGTGCATGTGGCGCTCAACGTGGGCAGCCTCATGGTGCCTCTGTTCGTGCTCATGCTGTCTGTGCTCTGGTACTTCCAGATCCAGTACCGGCAGTTCTTCACTGCACCTGCCACCGCCTCACTCGTGGGCATCACCATCTTCTTTAGTTTTGTTGCGTTTGGGGTGTATCGCCGTTGA